From Xenopus tropicalis strain Nigerian chromosome 3, UCB_Xtro_10.0, whole genome shotgun sequence, the proteins below share one genomic window:
- the pwp1 gene encoding periodic tryptophan protein 1 homolog isoform X2 — protein sequence MSCQITCLSWVSRGVAKESPDKVQLSEAELTRLISEAKEQLEGFLFCICSLPSNRGELEGDEDEAEQNEGDNMESNEEAEANEAPQDGEEQEESISKLNDDELAEYDLDNYDEEGRTDVINLGDSLAGLSVYSSNEEDAYVTLKDTEQYEKEDYVIKPTDNLLVCGRAEKDHCNLEIHVYNQEEDSFYVHHDILLPAYPLCTEWLNFDPSPEESTGNYVAVGNMTPVIDVWDLDLVDCLEPVFSLGCKQTKKKKKKGKKGASSEGTQEGHSDAVLDLSWNKQIRNVLASASADNTVLLWDMSIGKPAASLTMHTDKVQTLHFHPFEPQTLISGSFDKSAILYDCRSPQENHRTWRFSGQVERVVWNHFSPRNFLASTDDGFVYCLDARSDKPLFTIKAHDGEVSGLALSSQIKGCLVTSSEDKYVKIWDIMLDKPSLVHSRNMKMGVLFCAACCPDLPFLYAFGGQKDGLRVWDISTIAAVKEAFGSRERLVLSTSLDPASGKSEASGTADTMES from the exons ATGAGCTGTCAGATAACCTGCCTGTCCTGGGTATCGCGGGGAGTCGCTAAAGAGAGCCCCGACAAG GTTCAGCTGAGTGAAGCAGAACTGACTAGACTTATTTCTGAAGCAAAGGAGCAATTAGA gggaTTCCTCTTCTGCATTTGTTCTCTACCTTCTAACAGAGGAGAACTTGAGGGTGACGAAGATGAAGCTGAGCAAAATGAAGGCGACAACATGGAAAGCAATGAAGAGGCAGAAGCAAACGAGGCTCCGCAAGATGGCGAAGAACAGGAGGAAAGTATTTCAAAGCTGAATGATGATGAGTTGGCAGAATATGATCTGGACAACTACGATGAAGAAGGAAGGACAG ATGTTATAAACCTTGGAGACAGCCTTGCTGGGCTCTCTGTGTACAGCAGTAATGAGGAAGATGCTTATGTCACACTGAAAGATACA gaacaATATGAGAAAGAAGATTATGTAATTAAACCCACAGATAACCTGCTGGTTTGTGGACGGGCAGAAAAAGATCACTGCAATCTGGAGATTCATG TCTATAACCAGGAAGAAGATTCTTTCTATGTCCACCACGATATACTTTTGCCAGCGTACCCACTCTGCACTGAATGGCTGAATTTCGATCCCAGCCCAGAAGAATCTACTG GTAACTATGTTGCAGTTGGGAACATGACCCCTGTTATTGATGTTTGGGACCTTGATCTGGTCGATTGCCTAGAGCCGGTCTTCTCCCTGGGGTGCAAACAAacgaaaaagaagaaaaagaaaggcaAGAAG GGGGCTTCATCTGAAGGAACACAGGAAGGACATTCTGATGCAGTTCTGGACCTTTCATGGAACAAACAAATCAG GAATGTGCTGGCCAGCGCTTCAGCTGACAATACAGTTCTACTCTGGGACATGTCTATAGGGAAACCTGCTGCCAGCCTCACCATGCACACTGATAAG GTGCAGACACTGCATTTCCACCCCTTCGAACCACAGACACTCATTTCTGGATCTTTTGACAA ATCAGCCATATTATATGACTGCAGGAGCCCACAAGAAAACCATAGAACGTGGCGGTTCAGTGGGCAGGTGGAAAGAGTTGTTTGGAATCACTTCTCTCCCAGGAACTTCTTG GCGAGCACGGATGATGGCTTTGTGTATTGTTTGGATGCCAGATCTGATAAACCCCTGTTCACAATTAAGGCACATGACGGAGAGGTGTCAG gacTTGCCTTAAGTAGCCAAATAAAGGGATGTCTTGTGACTTCCTCGGAAGATAAATATGTGAAGATTTGGGACATTATGTTGGACAAGCCAAGTCTAGTTCACTCCAGAAAcatgaaaatg GGTGTCTTGTTTTGTGCTGCATGCTGCCCGGATTTACCGTTTCTTTATGCATTTGGTGGACAAAAAGATGGACTGCGAGTCTGGGACATCTCCACTATCGCTGCTG TGAAAGAGGCTTTCGGAAGCAGAGAGAGACTCGTGCTCTCCACATCACTGGATCCAGCATCTGGAAAGAGTGAGGCCAGCGGCACAGCAGACACAATGGAATCCTAA
- the pwp1 gene encoding periodic tryptophan protein 1 homolog isoform X3: protein MSCQITCLSWVSRGVAKESPDKVQLSEAELTRLISEAKEQLEGELEGDEDEAEQNEGDNMESNEEAEANEAPQDGEEQEESISKLNDDELAEYDLDNYDEEGRTDVINLGDSLAGLSVYSSNEEDAYVTLKDTEQYEKEDYVIKPTDNLLVCGRAEKDHCNLEIHVYNQEEDSFYVHHDILLPAYPLCTEWLNFDPSPEESTGNYVAVGNMTPVIDVWDLDLVDCLEPVFSLGCKQTKKKKKKGKKGASSEGTQEGHSDAVLDLSWNKQIRNVLASASADNTVLLWDMSIGKPAASLTMHTDKVQTLHFHPFEPQTLISGSFDKSAILYDCRSPQENHRTWRFSGQVERVVWNHFSPRNFLASTDDGFVYCLDARSDKPLFTIKAHDGEVSGLALSSQIKGCLVTSSEDKYVKIWDIMLDKPSLVHSRNMKMGVLFCAACCPDLPFLYAFGGQKDGLRVWDISTIAAVKEAFGSRERLVLSTSLDPASGKSEASGTADTMES from the exons ATGAGCTGTCAGATAACCTGCCTGTCCTGGGTATCGCGGGGAGTCGCTAAAGAGAGCCCCGACAAG GTTCAGCTGAGTGAAGCAGAACTGACTAGACTTATTTCTGAAGCAAAGGAGCAATTAGA AGGAGAACTTGAGGGTGACGAAGATGAAGCTGAGCAAAATGAAGGCGACAACATGGAAAGCAATGAAGAGGCAGAAGCAAACGAGGCTCCGCAAGATGGCGAAGAACAGGAGGAAAGTATTTCAAAGCTGAATGATGATGAGTTGGCAGAATATGATCTGGACAACTACGATGAAGAAGGAAGGACAG ATGTTATAAACCTTGGAGACAGCCTTGCTGGGCTCTCTGTGTACAGCAGTAATGAGGAAGATGCTTATGTCACACTGAAAGATACA gaacaATATGAGAAAGAAGATTATGTAATTAAACCCACAGATAACCTGCTGGTTTGTGGACGGGCAGAAAAAGATCACTGCAATCTGGAGATTCATG TCTATAACCAGGAAGAAGATTCTTTCTATGTCCACCACGATATACTTTTGCCAGCGTACCCACTCTGCACTGAATGGCTGAATTTCGATCCCAGCCCAGAAGAATCTACTG GTAACTATGTTGCAGTTGGGAACATGACCCCTGTTATTGATGTTTGGGACCTTGATCTGGTCGATTGCCTAGAGCCGGTCTTCTCCCTGGGGTGCAAACAAacgaaaaagaagaaaaagaaaggcaAGAAG GGGGCTTCATCTGAAGGAACACAGGAAGGACATTCTGATGCAGTTCTGGACCTTTCATGGAACAAACAAATCAG GAATGTGCTGGCCAGCGCTTCAGCTGACAATACAGTTCTACTCTGGGACATGTCTATAGGGAAACCTGCTGCCAGCCTCACCATGCACACTGATAAG GTGCAGACACTGCATTTCCACCCCTTCGAACCACAGACACTCATTTCTGGATCTTTTGACAA ATCAGCCATATTATATGACTGCAGGAGCCCACAAGAAAACCATAGAACGTGGCGGTTCAGTGGGCAGGTGGAAAGAGTTGTTTGGAATCACTTCTCTCCCAGGAACTTCTTG GCGAGCACGGATGATGGCTTTGTGTATTGTTTGGATGCCAGATCTGATAAACCCCTGTTCACAATTAAGGCACATGACGGAGAGGTGTCAG gacTTGCCTTAAGTAGCCAAATAAAGGGATGTCTTGTGACTTCCTCGGAAGATAAATATGTGAAGATTTGGGACATTATGTTGGACAAGCCAAGTCTAGTTCACTCCAGAAAcatgaaaatg GGTGTCTTGTTTTGTGCTGCATGCTGCCCGGATTTACCGTTTCTTTATGCATTTGGTGGACAAAAAGATGGACTGCGAGTCTGGGACATCTCCACTATCGCTGCTG TGAAAGAGGCTTTCGGAAGCAGAGAGAGACTCGTGCTCTCCACATCACTGGATCCAGCATCTGGAAAGAGTGAGGCCAGCGGCACAGCAGACACAATGGAATCCTAA
- the pwp1 gene encoding periodic tryptophan protein 1 homolog isoform X1 — MSCQITCLSWVSRGVAKESPDKVQLSEAELTRLISEAKEQLEIPLRGFLFCICSLPSNRGELEGDEDEAEQNEGDNMESNEEAEANEAPQDGEEQEESISKLNDDELAEYDLDNYDEEGRTDVINLGDSLAGLSVYSSNEEDAYVTLKDTEQYEKEDYVIKPTDNLLVCGRAEKDHCNLEIHVYNQEEDSFYVHHDILLPAYPLCTEWLNFDPSPEESTGNYVAVGNMTPVIDVWDLDLVDCLEPVFSLGCKQTKKKKKKGKKGASSEGTQEGHSDAVLDLSWNKQIRNVLASASADNTVLLWDMSIGKPAASLTMHTDKVQTLHFHPFEPQTLISGSFDKSAILYDCRSPQENHRTWRFSGQVERVVWNHFSPRNFLASTDDGFVYCLDARSDKPLFTIKAHDGEVSGLALSSQIKGCLVTSSEDKYVKIWDIMLDKPSLVHSRNMKMGVLFCAACCPDLPFLYAFGGQKDGLRVWDISTIAAVKEAFGSRERLVLSTSLDPASGKSEASGTADTMES, encoded by the exons ATGAGCTGTCAGATAACCTGCCTGTCCTGGGTATCGCGGGGAGTCGCTAAAGAGAGCCCCGACAAG GTTCAGCTGAGTGAAGCAGAACTGACTAGACTTATTTCTGAAGCAAAGGAGCAATTAGA aatccctttaaggggaTTCCTCTTCTGCATTTGTTCTCTACCTTCTAACAGAGGAGAACTTGAGGGTGACGAAGATGAAGCTGAGCAAAATGAAGGCGACAACATGGAAAGCAATGAAGAGGCAGAAGCAAACGAGGCTCCGCAAGATGGCGAAGAACAGGAGGAAAGTATTTCAAAGCTGAATGATGATGAGTTGGCAGAATATGATCTGGACAACTACGATGAAGAAGGAAGGACAG ATGTTATAAACCTTGGAGACAGCCTTGCTGGGCTCTCTGTGTACAGCAGTAATGAGGAAGATGCTTATGTCACACTGAAAGATACA gaacaATATGAGAAAGAAGATTATGTAATTAAACCCACAGATAACCTGCTGGTTTGTGGACGGGCAGAAAAAGATCACTGCAATCTGGAGATTCATG TCTATAACCAGGAAGAAGATTCTTTCTATGTCCACCACGATATACTTTTGCCAGCGTACCCACTCTGCACTGAATGGCTGAATTTCGATCCCAGCCCAGAAGAATCTACTG GTAACTATGTTGCAGTTGGGAACATGACCCCTGTTATTGATGTTTGGGACCTTGATCTGGTCGATTGCCTAGAGCCGGTCTTCTCCCTGGGGTGCAAACAAacgaaaaagaagaaaaagaaaggcaAGAAG GGGGCTTCATCTGAAGGAACACAGGAAGGACATTCTGATGCAGTTCTGGACCTTTCATGGAACAAACAAATCAG GAATGTGCTGGCCAGCGCTTCAGCTGACAATACAGTTCTACTCTGGGACATGTCTATAGGGAAACCTGCTGCCAGCCTCACCATGCACACTGATAAG GTGCAGACACTGCATTTCCACCCCTTCGAACCACAGACACTCATTTCTGGATCTTTTGACAA ATCAGCCATATTATATGACTGCAGGAGCCCACAAGAAAACCATAGAACGTGGCGGTTCAGTGGGCAGGTGGAAAGAGTTGTTTGGAATCACTTCTCTCCCAGGAACTTCTTG GCGAGCACGGATGATGGCTTTGTGTATTGTTTGGATGCCAGATCTGATAAACCCCTGTTCACAATTAAGGCACATGACGGAGAGGTGTCAG gacTTGCCTTAAGTAGCCAAATAAAGGGATGTCTTGTGACTTCCTCGGAAGATAAATATGTGAAGATTTGGGACATTATGTTGGACAAGCCAAGTCTAGTTCACTCCAGAAAcatgaaaatg GGTGTCTTGTTTTGTGCTGCATGCTGCCCGGATTTACCGTTTCTTTATGCATTTGGTGGACAAAAAGATGGACTGCGAGTCTGGGACATCTCCACTATCGCTGCTG TGAAAGAGGCTTTCGGAAGCAGAGAGAGACTCGTGCTCTCCACATCACTGGATCCAGCATCTGGAAAGAGTGAGGCCAGCGGCACAGCAGACACAATGGAATCCTAA